A window of Chryseobacterium shandongense genomic DNA:
CTTTGGGCGAAAGATCGTTGATGCCGTTTTTGCCCATTTTGCTTAAAAGCCGGTCTATTTCTTTTTCCCTTTCGCGTTTATCAGCATTAAACCGGTCATCAATTGTATAGTTTTTTTGCTTATCAGGGAAAAGCAGATTTCTGATCCGGTCTCTGTAAATAAAGCCCAGAATGACTACGATGATTAGTATTAAAATGAATAAATCACTCATGGATATATACTAAAAATTAGGTTTATAAAGTATTTTTCAAAAATACAATATAAATCCAAATTTATAATATTAACCGTTCGGTTATTTCTGCATATTTTTCGCTTCAATGCTTAGCGTTGCATGAGGAACAGCAAGAAGCCTCTCTTTAGGGATCAATTTTCCGGTTACCCTGCAAACGCCATACGTTTTGTTTTCAATTCTTATCAGAGCGTTTTTAAGATCACGAACAAATTTTTCCTGTCTTCCGGCCAAAATAGAATTCTGTTCTTTGCTCAGCGTCTCAGCACCTTCTTCAAAAGCTTTAAAGGTTGGAGATGTATCATCGGTACCATTGTTCTGGTCGTTGATAAAACTTTCTCTGATTAATTTCAGATCATTTTCTGCTTTTTCTATTTTTTCCTTAATGATTGCTTTAAACTCTTGTAAATCAGCATCACTGTATCTTACTCTTTCGTCTGACATGGTTCTTTCTCTTTTTTAATAAAATTATGAAATGGAATTTGAAAAACAATAACTATATGTTAAATTTTTTCAACATTTATCTTAAAATTAACTTCATCTATTTCGATTTCGTTAAAATTTGAAAGTGAAGATACAATTTCTATTTTATTTGACAAGACTTCAGAAGAAATATATTCTTCATTTTTCCTGATGTCATCAATGAAAGGTGAGCTATTTTCCAAAGAGATCATAATTCTGTCCGTCAAATCGAAATCTTTATCCTTTCGCAGGTTCTGAATTCTGTTGATGAATTCTCTTGCAATACCTTCAGATTTTAATTCGTCTGTTAACGTCAAATCTAATGCCACAGTTGTTTTACCATCGGAAGTTACTGTCCATCCTGGGATATCTTTTGTAGAAATTTCTACATCATCAAGCGTGATTTCATATCCCTGAATATTTAATTTTCCTTCTTTTTCTAAGGTTGAAATCTGTTCTCCATTAAAATTGGCGATCGCTCCTCCAACCGCTTTCATATCTTTTCCTAGTTTAGGACCCAGTGCTTTGAAGTTCGGTTTGATTTGTTTTACAATAAGATGCGCCGCTTCTTCTGCGTTAATTAATTGAATTTCTTTAACATTTACTTCCTGCTTGATCAATTCTGAAACGGCTGAAATCTGTTCCTCAGTTTTAGAATCTAAAACAGGAATCAGCACTTTTTGTAACGGCTGGCGAACTTTTACATTTTCTTTCTTTCTCAATGAGAAAACCATACTGGTAATACTCTGTGCCAAATGCGTTTTTTCAACCAGATCCTGATCAATTAAGCTTTCATCTGCAACCGGGAAATCTGTTAAGTGAATAGATTCGGCAGTTTCTTTTCCTGTCGCTTTGTTAAGATCCTGGTACAATTGATCCATAAAGAACGGAGCAATTGGTGCAGATAATTTGGCAACTGTTTCCAGACACGTATATAAAGTCTGGTAAGCCGAGATTTTATCTTCAGAATAATCTCCTTTCCAGAAACGTCTTCTGCATAATCTTACATACCAGTTGGATAAGTTATCATTCACAAAAGTACTGATTGCTCTCGCAACTCTGGTCGGTTCGTAATCTTCGTAGAATGCCTTAACTTCTTTGATGAGAAGGTTTAGTTCCGATAAAATCCATCGGTCGATTTCAGGCCTGTTTTCTACTTCTTTTTCAGAATAATTGAATCCGTCTACATTCGCATATAAAGCAAAGAACGAGTAGGTGTTGTATAATGTCCCGAAGAATTTTCTTCTCACTTCATCAATGCCTTCAATATCGAATTTCAGGTTTTCCCACGGATTGGCGTTTGAGATCATGTACCAACGCGTTGCATCCGGACCGTAAACCGCAAGTGTTTCGAAAGGGTCTACGGCGTTGCCTAAACGTTTTGACATTTTCTGTCCGTTTTTATCCAGAACAAGTCCGTTACTCATTACATTTTTATAAGCCACCGAATCAAAAACTGCCGTTCCGATCGCATGAAGCGTGTAAAACCATCCTCTGGTTTGATCGACGCCTTCTGCAATGAAATCTGCCGGGAACGCTTTATTCGTGTCAATTAATTCTTTATTCTCAAAAGGATAATGCAGCTGAGCGTAAGGCATTGCTCCTGAATCAAACCAAACGTCAATCAGATCACTTTCACGCTTCATTGCTTTTCCTGAATCTGAAACTAAAATTAACTTATCTACCACATTTTTGTGTAGGTCAACCAGTTCATAATTGGATTCAGACATATTTCCGATGATAAAACCTTTGAACGGATTTTCTTTCATCAATCCTGCTTCAACAGATTTTTCAATTTCGTTGTATAATTCTTCTACAGAACCGATGATTTTTTCTTCCTTCAGATCAGCTGTTCTCCAGATTGGCAACGGAATTCCCCAGTATCTTGAACGGGAAAGATTCCAGTCGTTCACATTTTCCAGCCAGTTGGCGAAACGTCCTTCTCCGGTTGATTTCGGTTTCCAGTTGATTTCTTTGTTTAAATCTACCAATCTGTCTTTTACGGCCGTCATCTTCACAAACCACGAGTCCAGCGGATAATACAATAAAGGCTCGTCTGTTCTCCAGCTGTGCGGATACGAGTGAACGTATTTTTCTACTTTGAAGGCTTTGTTTTCTTTTCTAAGCTTTAAAGCAATTCTTTCATCAACAGAAAGATATGTTTTCAGATCAGAGATAATAGATTTTAATTTCTCTTTCTGAATATTGAATTCCGTATTTTTTTCCTCTTCGCTAAGGTATTCTCCTTTTACATATTCATTGGCAAAACCATAAATCTCGTCGCTAACCTGAGATAGAAATCTTCCCTGTAAATCCACAAGTGGGACAGGATTTCCGTTTTTATCCAAAACAAGCATCGGCGGAACTTCAGGGGTTGCTTCCTTTGCTACTTTCGCATCATCAGCACCAAAAGTTGGAGCGGTGTGAACAATACCTGTCCCGTCTTCCGTCGTTACAAAGTTTCCTGAAATTACCCTGAACGCATTTTCCGGATTTTGGTAAGGTTTAGCATAATCTAAAAGTTGCTCATATTTAATTCCAACCAAATCAGCACCTTTGAATTCTGCTAAAATTTGGTAAGGAATAACCTTACTTTCTGAAGTGTAATTTGCGAAATCTTCTTCTGTTCCCTCGCTATATTTTTTAGCAAATTGTTTTCCGACCAAAGCTTTAGCCAAAACAACATTTACCGATTCAAAAGTATATTGATTGAAAGTTTTAACCAAAACATAATCGATTTTCGGCCCTACTGTCAACGCAGTGT
This region includes:
- the ileS gene encoding isoleucine--tRNA ligase, encoding MSQFKEYKNLNLIDVAENVAEFWKQNKTFNKSVEIREGQPEFVFYEGPPSANGMPGIHHVMARALKDIFCRYQTQNGKQVFRKAGWDTHGLPVELGVEKELGITKEDIGTKISIEDYNKACREAVMRYTDVWNNLTEKIGYWVDLDDPYITYKSKYMETVWWLLKQLYDKGLLYKGYTIQPYSPKAGTGLSSHEVNQPGAYRDVSDTTVVAQFKTLPETLPSFLQGFGDVHFLAWTTTPWTLPSNTALTVGPKIDYVLVKTFNQYTFESVNVVLAKALVGKQFAKKYSEGTEEDFANYTSESKVIPYQILAEFKGADLVGIKYEQLLDYAKPYQNPENAFRVISGNFVTTEDGTGIVHTAPTFGADDAKVAKEATPEVPPMLVLDKNGNPVPLVDLQGRFLSQVSDEIYGFANEYVKGEYLSEEEKNTEFNIQKEKLKSIISDLKTYLSVDERIALKLRKENKAFKVEKYVHSYPHSWRTDEPLLYYPLDSWFVKMTAVKDRLVDLNKEINWKPKSTGEGRFANWLENVNDWNLSRSRYWGIPLPIWRTADLKEEKIIGSVEELYNEIEKSVEAGLMKENPFKGFIIGNMSESNYELVDLHKNVVDKLILVSDSGKAMKRESDLIDVWFDSGAMPYAQLHYPFENKELIDTNKAFPADFIAEGVDQTRGWFYTLHAIGTAVFDSVAYKNVMSNGLVLDKNGQKMSKRLGNAVDPFETLAVYGPDATRWYMISNANPWENLKFDIEGIDEVRRKFFGTLYNTYSFFALYANVDGFNYSEKEVENRPEIDRWILSELNLLIKEVKAFYEDYEPTRVARAISTFVNDNLSNWYVRLCRRRFWKGDYSEDKISAYQTLYTCLETVAKLSAPIAPFFMDQLYQDLNKATGKETAESIHLTDFPVADESLIDQDLVEKTHLAQSITSMVFSLRKKENVKVRQPLQKVLIPVLDSKTEEQISAVSELIKQEVNVKEIQLINAEEAAHLIVKQIKPNFKALGPKLGKDMKAVGGAIANFNGEQISTLEKEGKLNIQGYEITLDDVEISTKDIPGWTVTSDGKTTVALDLTLTDELKSEGIAREFINRIQNLRKDKDFDLTDRIMISLENSSPFIDDIRKNEEYISSEVLSNKIEIVSSLSNFNEIEIDEVNFKINVEKI
- a CDS encoding DUF6576 domain-containing protein; translated protein: MSDLFILILIIVVILGFIYRDRIRNLLFPDKQKNYTIDDRFNADKREREKEIDRLLSKMGKNGINDLSPKERKRLDELSKK
- a CDS encoding TraR/DksA family transcriptional regulator; this encodes MSDERVRYSDADLQEFKAIIKEKIEKAENDLKLIRESFINDQNNGTDDTSPTFKAFEEGAETLSKEQNSILAGRQEKFVRDLKNALIRIENKTYGVCRVTGKLIPKERLLAVPHATLSIEAKNMQK